The Alphaproteobacteria bacterium genome contains a region encoding:
- a CDS encoding DUF1843 domain-containing protein — MRRRPGIEPYGVVITDALKDPKTTLSTLKSLQKKGYATLEGHGDLKGSLKKLDREIKARGKK, encoded by the coding sequence ATGCGGCGTCGTCCCGGCATCGAACCCTACGGCGTAGTCATCACCGACGCGTTGAAGGATCCCAAGACCACACTGTCGACCCTCAAGTCCTTGCAGAAAAAGGGCTATGCGACACTGGAGGGGCATGGCGACCTGAAAGGGTCGCTCAAGAAGCTCGACCGCGAGATCAAGGCGCGCGGCAAGAAGTAG
- a CDS encoding heterodisulfide reductase-related iron-sulfur binding cluster yields MQTNFTLAQLADPDISEADKILRACVHCGFCTATCPTYVLLGDELDSPRGRIYLIKDMLENDRPADAAVVKHIDRCLSCLACMTTCPSGVHYMHLVDHARAHIEETYPRPWPDRVIRAVLAAVLPYPARFRAALAAAWLPGRIAAPFSGRSPSRKAAPVGPGFAGLVSRLAAMLRLTPGRFAGRSAVEGPAVFPAQGERKGRVALLQGCAQTVLAPSINEAAVRLLTRRGIEVVLAGEGCCGALVHHMGREVQALAQARASIDAWTREIEKGALDAIIVTTSGCGTTIKDYGFMLRADAAYADKAARVSALARDISEYLAGLGLGAPAQSAGLKVAYQSACSLQHGQKIHKQPKDLLAAAGFHVSDIAEPHLCCGSAGTYNMMQPDIAATLRDRKAANIERTGADVVASGNIGCMTQIAPATAIPITHTVELLDWAYGGPMPQALAHVRNRANDSRRIGIAT; encoded by the coding sequence ATGCAGACCAATTTCACCCTCGCGCAACTTGCCGACCCGGACATTTCGGAAGCCGATAAGATCCTGCGCGCCTGCGTGCATTGCGGCTTCTGCACCGCGACCTGCCCGACCTATGTGCTGCTCGGCGACGAGCTCGATTCCCCGCGCGGGCGCATCTACCTGATCAAGGACATGCTGGAGAACGACCGGCCCGCCGACGCGGCGGTCGTGAAGCACATCGACCGCTGCCTCTCGTGCCTCGCCTGCATGACGACCTGTCCGTCGGGCGTGCACTACATGCACTTGGTCGATCACGCTCGTGCGCACATTGAGGAGACGTATCCGCGTCCGTGGCCGGACCGCGTGATCCGCGCCGTGCTGGCGGCCGTGCTGCCCTATCCGGCCCGGTTCCGCGCCGCGCTTGCGGCGGCCTGGCTGCCGGGCCGGATCGCCGCGCCCTTTTCCGGGCGCTCGCCATCGCGGAAGGCGGCGCCGGTCGGGCCCGGATTCGCTGGTCTCGTCAGCCGTCTCGCCGCGATGCTCCGCCTGACGCCGGGGCGGTTCGCGGGCCGCTCCGCCGTCGAAGGGCCGGCCGTGTTCCCCGCACAGGGGGAACGCAAAGGCCGGGTCGCGCTCCTGCAAGGCTGCGCGCAGACCGTTCTGGCGCCCTCGATCAACGAGGCGGCGGTGCGTCTGCTCACCCGCCGGGGCATCGAGGTCGTGCTCGCCGGGGAGGGATGCTGTGGCGCTCTGGTCCACCACATGGGCCGTGAGGTCCAGGCGCTCGCGCAGGCACGGGCCAGCATCGATGCATGGACAAGAGAGATCGAAAAGGGCGCGCTTGACGCAATCATAGTCACGACGTCGGGATGCGGAACAACCATCAAGGATTATGGATTCATGCTGCGCGCCGATGCCGCCTATGCCGACAAGGCCGCGCGCGTCTCGGCGCTGGCCCGCGATATCTCCGAATATCTGGCCGGGCTCGGCCTTGGCGCCCCGGCGCAGAGCGCCGGCCTGAAGGTCGCCTACCAGTCTGCCTGCTCGCTCCAGCATGGCCAGAAAATCCATAAGCAGCCCAAAGACTTGCTGGCTGCGGCTGGGTTCCACGTCAGCGACATTGCGGAGCCGCATCTGTGCTGCGGCTCCGCGGGCACCTACAACATGATGCAGCCCGATATCGCGGCCACGCTGCGCGACCGCAAGGCCGCGAACATCGAGCGGACCGGCGCCGATGTGGTGGCAAGCGGCAATATCGGCTGCATGACACAAATCGCGCCCGCGACCGCCATCCCCATCACGCACACCGTCGAGCTTCTCGACTGGGCGTATGGTGGACCGATGCCGCAGGCGCTCGCGCATGTGCGCAACCGCGCGAATGACTCGCGGAGAATCGGAATCGCGACATAG
- the aceB gene encoding malate synthase A: MTTKRKKKKKAAKAARKPAVKKSAAKKTKAKKPAKTRGKKSARPRAGVPKTSTTPKRAARRRLTLLRVSGRRAKSMPRRGPARGRVRPRPRTGKPAPAAPRIPGIAIKGALGSRYTEVLTPAALRFLADLDREFEAARERILAARAEQQERYDAGELPDFRSGTKAIRDDEDWRVAPIPPDLTDRRVEITGPVDRKMIINALNSGANVYMADFEDANSPTWPNNIEGQINLKDRWAGKLGFTDPETKKRYRISDKPAVLIVRPRGWHLVEEHLTVDGEPISASLFDFGLSFFHNAKAQIAAGTGPYFYLPKLETHEEARLWNEVFVFAQERVGIPNGTIRATVLIETLPAAFEMEEILYELRDHIAGLNAGRWDYIFSFIKKLARHKDCILPDRSQVVMGEAFLGAYAALLVKTCHFRGAFAMGGMAAQIPVKNDPAANEAAFAKVRADKEREVRDGYDGTWVAHPDLVPVAREVFDRMMEGKNQLERMRQHVRVLRDDLLKVHHGTKTEAGFRLNIRVGVQYIEAWLRGRGAVPIYNLMEDAATAEISRAQIWQWIRYEAELEGGIIVTPKFFERALAEEMERVKKEAGAENYAHGRFPEAIALFRDISLAPEFIDFLTIPAYRLIV, from the coding sequence ATGACAACAAAACGTAAGAAGAAAAAGAAGGCTGCGAAGGCCGCGCGAAAGCCGGCGGTCAAGAAGAGCGCGGCCAAAAAGACCAAAGCGAAGAAACCGGCAAAGACGCGCGGGAAAAAATCCGCGCGCCCGCGCGCGGGCGTACCGAAAACGTCAACTACGCCGAAACGCGCGGCGCGCCGCCGGCTTACGCTGCTCCGCGTCTCGGGTCGCCGCGCCAAGTCCATGCCGCGCCGCGGTCCGGCGCGCGGGCGCGTGAGACCGCGGCCGCGCACCGGCAAACCGGCCCCCGCCGCGCCGCGCATTCCCGGCATTGCCATCAAGGGGGCGCTTGGGTCCCGCTACACGGAGGTGCTGACGCCCGCGGCGCTGCGATTCCTCGCAGACCTGGACCGCGAGTTCGAGGCGGCACGCGAACGCATCCTCGCGGCGCGCGCCGAGCAGCAGGAGCGCTACGATGCCGGCGAGCTGCCGGATTTCCGGTCCGGCACCAAGGCGATCCGTGACGACGAAGACTGGCGGGTCGCGCCGATCCCGCCGGACTTGACCGACCGCCGCGTGGAGATCACCGGTCCGGTCGACCGCAAGATGATCATCAACGCGCTCAATTCCGGCGCCAACGTCTACATGGCGGACTTCGAGGATGCCAATTCGCCGACCTGGCCGAACAACATCGAAGGCCAGATCAATCTGAAGGACCGCTGGGCCGGCAAGCTCGGCTTTACCGATCCCGAAACGAAGAAGCGCTATCGAATCTCCGACAAGCCCGCCGTGCTGATCGTGCGTCCGCGCGGGTGGCATCTCGTCGAGGAGCATCTCACTGTCGACGGCGAGCCGATCTCGGCATCGCTGTTCGACTTCGGCCTTTCCTTCTTCCATAACGCCAAGGCGCAGATCGCGGCCGGCACCGGGCCCTATTTCTATCTGCCCAAGCTCGAGACGCACGAGGAAGCGCGGCTCTGGAACGAGGTGTTCGTGTTCGCGCAGGAGCGGGTCGGTATCCCGAACGGCACGATCCGTGCAACCGTCCTGATCGAGACGCTGCCGGCCGCATTCGAGATGGAGGAAATCCTCTACGAGCTACGCGACCACATCGCGGGGCTCAACGCAGGCCGCTGGGACTACATCTTCTCGTTCATCAAGAAGCTCGCCAGGCACAAGGACTGCATCTTGCCCGACCGCAGTCAGGTCGTGATGGGCGAAGCGTTCCTCGGCGCCTATGCGGCGCTGCTGGTGAAGACCTGTCACTTCCGGGGCGCCTTCGCGATGGGCGGCATGGCGGCGCAGATCCCGGTGAAGAACGATCCGGCCGCCAACGAGGCGGCCTTCGCCAAGGTGCGCGCCGACAAGGAGCGCGAGGTGCGCGACGGCTACGACGGCACGTGGGTGGCGCATCCCGATCTGGTGCCGGTCGCACGGGAAGTCTTCGACCGAATGATGGAAGGCAAGAACCAGCTGGAGCGGATGCGCCAGCATGTGCGCGTCTTGCGTGACGATCTCCTCAAAGTGCATCACGGCACCAAGACCGAAGCGGGCTTCCGGCTCAATATCCGCGTCGGCGTGCAGTACATCGAGGCGTGGCTGCGCGGGCGCGGCGCCGTGCCGATCTACAATCTGATGGAGGACGCGGCGACCGCCGAAATCTCGCGCGCACAGATCTGGCAATGGATCCGGTACGAGGCGGAGCTCGAGGGCGGCATCATCGTCACGCCGAAGTTCTTCGAGCGCGCGCTTGCCGAGGAAATGGAGCGCGTCAAGAAGGAGGCCGGCGCGGAAAACTACGCGCACGGCCGTTTCCCGGAAGCGATCGCGCTGTTCCGCGACATCTCGCTCGCGCCGGAGTTCATCGATTTCCTGACGATCCCGGCCTACCGGTTGATCGTGTAA
- a CDS encoding DUF1843 domain-containing protein, with protein MAAKKQLYAVPIDDALSDPKTKLSTLKSLQKTGYKTLASHGDLKGALKKLDRAIKAHGKKK; from the coding sequence ATGGCAGCCAAGAAGCAACTCTATGCCGTACCGATCGACGATGCGTTGAGCGACCCCAAGACCAAGCTTTCGACGCTCAAGTCGCTGCAGAAGACGGGCTACAAGACGCTTGCGTCGCACGGCGACCTCAAGGGCGCGCTGAAGAAGCTCGATCGCGCGATCAAGGCGCACGGGAAGAAGAAGTAG
- a CDS encoding type II toxin-antitoxin system RelE/ParE family toxin produces MIKTFADKRTAALFSGQFVKAIPSDVARRAKLKLDLIDAAASLDFLRVPPGNRLEALRGDRKGQHSMRVNDQWRLCFRWSEGHAYDVEFCEYH; encoded by the coding sequence TTGATCAAGACATTCGCCGACAAGCGAACGGCTGCGCTGTTTTCCGGCCAATTCGTCAAGGCGATTCCGTCTGACGTCGCACGGCGAGCAAAGCTAAAGCTTGATTTGATCGACGCGGCCGCAAGCCTGGATTTCCTTCGGGTTCCGCCGGGCAATCGACTGGAGGCGTTGCGCGGCGATCGAAAGGGGCAGCACAGCATGCGTGTAAACGACCAATGGCGACTGTGCTTCCGGTGGAGTGAAGGCCACGCCTACGACGTAGAATTCTGCGAGTACCACTGA
- a CDS encoding FAD-linked oxidase C-terminal domain-containing protein gives MSLKMPEPEMAVLARRAEIVRDLSLIVPGEGVIANEREMRPYESDGLTAYRQLPFLVVLPETTEQVAQVLRYCHEHGIRVVPRGAGTSLSGGALPLADGVLLGMGKFNRIRELDFANRVAVVEPGVTNLAISQAVADEGFYYAPDPSSQIACTIGGNIAENSGGVHCLKYGMTTNNVLGCEIVLITGEVIRIGGKHLDAEGYDLLGIITGSEGLLGVVTEVTVRILKKPETARAVLVGFPSSEAAGECVSRIIGAGIIPGGMEMMDRPAIHAVEEFVHAGYPLDVEALLIVELDGPAAEVDHLLARVEAIARDCGSTEVRVSTSEDERLLFWAGRKAAFPAVGRISPDYYCMDGTIPRAKLPLVLARMRELSEKFGLRCANVFHAGDGNLHPLILYDANKPGELERTEQFGAEILKLCVEVGGVLTGEHGVGVEKRDLMPVMFSEIDLNQQQRLKCAFDAKGLLNPGKVFPTLHRCAELGRVHVHAGRVAFPDIPRF, from the coding sequence ATGTCGTTGAAGATGCCCGAGCCCGAGATGGCCGTGCTGGCGCGGCGCGCCGAGATCGTTCGCGATCTGTCGCTGATCGTGCCGGGCGAAGGCGTCATCGCCAACGAGCGCGAGATGCGGCCCTACGAATCCGATGGGCTGACCGCCTACCGGCAGCTTCCGTTCCTCGTGGTGCTTCCCGAGACCACCGAACAGGTCGCCCAAGTGCTGCGCTATTGCCACGAGCACGGCATCCGCGTGGTGCCGCGCGGGGCGGGGACCTCGCTCTCCGGCGGCGCGCTGCCGCTCGCCGACGGCGTGCTGCTCGGCATGGGCAAGTTCAACCGCATCCGCGAGCTAGACTTCGCCAATCGCGTCGCGGTGGTCGAGCCGGGCGTGACCAATCTGGCGATTTCACAGGCGGTGGCGGATGAAGGCTTCTACTACGCGCCCGACCCGTCCTCGCAGATCGCCTGCACCATCGGGGGCAATATCGCGGAGAATTCCGGCGGCGTGCACTGCCTCAAATACGGCATGACCACCAACAATGTGCTCGGCTGCGAGATCGTGCTGATCACCGGGGAGGTGATCCGCATCGGCGGCAAGCATCTCGATGCCGAGGGCTACGACCTGCTCGGCATCATCACGGGGTCCGAGGGCCTGCTCGGCGTCGTCACCGAGGTGACGGTGCGTATCCTCAAAAAACCCGAGACTGCGCGCGCCGTTCTGGTCGGCTTCCCGTCGTCCGAGGCGGCGGGCGAGTGCGTGAGTCGCATCATCGGTGCGGGCATCATCCCGGGCGGCATGGAGATGATGGACAGGCCGGCGATCCACGCGGTCGAGGAGTTCGTCCACGCCGGCTATCCGCTCGACGTCGAGGCGCTGCTGATCGTCGAGCTCGACGGGCCCGCCGCCGAAGTCGACCATCTGCTGGCGCGCGTGGAGGCGATCGCGCGCGACTGCGGCTCGACGGAAGTCCGCGTCTCGACCTCGGAGGACGAACGGCTGCTGTTCTGGGCCGGCCGCAAGGCCGCGTTCCCGGCGGTCGGGCGCATTTCGCCAGACTATTACTGCATGGACGGCACCATCCCGCGCGCCAAGCTGCCGCTGGTCCTCGCGCGCATGCGCGAACTGTCCGAGAAATTCGGCCTGCGCTGCGCCAATGTGTTTCATGCGGGCGACGGCAATTTGCATCCGCTGATCCTCTACGATGCCAACAAGCCGGGCGAGCTGGAGCGCACCGAGCAATTCGGCGCCGAGATCCTGAAGCTGTGCGTCGAGGTGGGCGGGGTGCTCACCGGCGAGCATGGGGTCGGTGTGGAGAAGCGCGACCTGATGCCCGTGATGTTCTCCGAGATCGACCTCAATCAGCAGCAGCGCCTCAAATGCGCGTTCGACGCCAAGGGCCTGCTCAATCCCGGCAAGGTGTTTCCGACCTTGCACCGCTGCGCCGAGCTCGGCCGCGTGCACGTGCATGCGGGGCGCGTCGCATTTCCGGATATCCCGCGGTTTTAG
- the thiM gene encoding hydroxyethylthiazole kinase yields MAETVQVSDIAAALETLRARRPLVQNITNYVAMTISANVLLALGASPAMVHAIEEVEDFVAISDALVVNIGTLSPPWVEAMRRAVLAANETRKPWVLDPVGCGATPYRTQTSGELAAFRPTVIRGNASEIMSLAGATGEGPKGVDSAAGSEAALDAARALARQTGAVVAVTGAVDYATDGTQAMRVEGGDAMMPLSTALGCSLSAVTAAFSAVADPMTAAVGGLTVFKVAGAEAAQRCRGPGHLPAELCDALHLLDAASLRARTRIGPA; encoded by the coding sequence ATGGCGGAAACGGTTCAAGTCTCCGATATCGCCGCTGCGCTCGAAACGCTGCGGGCGCGCCGTCCGCTGGTGCAGAACATCACCAATTACGTCGCGATGACGATCTCGGCGAATGTGCTGCTGGCGCTCGGCGCCTCTCCCGCCATGGTGCACGCCATCGAGGAGGTGGAGGATTTCGTCGCCATCTCCGATGCGCTGGTCGTCAACATCGGCACTCTCTCGCCGCCGTGGGTCGAGGCGATGCGTCGCGCCGTGCTGGCGGCGAACGAGACACGCAAGCCCTGGGTGCTCGATCCGGTCGGGTGCGGGGCAACACCCTATCGCACGCAGACCTCCGGCGAGCTTGCGGCGTTCCGGCCAACCGTCATTCGTGGCAATGCGAGCGAGATCATGAGCCTTGCGGGCGCTACCGGCGAGGGACCGAAGGGCGTCGATTCCGCCGCCGGCTCCGAAGCGGCGCTCGATGCCGCACGCGCGCTGGCGCGGCAGACCGGCGCCGTGGTGGCGGTGACCGGCGCGGTCGACTATGCGACCGACGGGACGCAGGCCATGCGCGTCGAGGGCGGGGACGCCATGATGCCGCTGTCGACCGCGCTCGGATGCTCGCTCAGCGCCGTCACGGCGGCCTTCAGCGCTGTCGCCGATCCGATGACCGCGGCGGTCGGGGGGCTGACGGTCTTCAAGGTCGCAGGCGCCGAAGCGGCGCAGCGCTGCCGCGGGCCGGGACACCTGCCGGCGGAACTGTGCGACGCGCTGCACCTCTTGGATGCCGCATCGCTGCGCGCGCGCACAAGGATCGGGCCGGCCTGA
- a CDS encoding HigA family addiction module antitoxin: MAIRREDLDDGRVDLSDVIDARRGAMKLTHPGAILKHEFLEPLGVTAYRLAKDINVPINRVAAIVAGRRAITADTALRFARYFGTDAQSWINLQARYDLALARRAAGKRIDREVKPRAA, encoded by the coding sequence ATGGCAATCCGCCGCGAAGACCTGGATGACGGGCGTGTCGATCTTTCAGATGTGATTGACGCGCGTCGCGGCGCCATGAAGCTGACCCATCCCGGTGCGATCCTCAAGCACGAGTTCCTCGAGCCGCTCGGCGTCACCGCATATCGCCTCGCCAAGGACATCAATGTTCCGATCAACCGTGTGGCTGCGATCGTCGCAGGACGCCGGGCCATCACCGCCGACACCGCGCTCCGATTCGCGCGCTATTTCGGCACCGACGCGCAGTCGTGGATCAATCTTCAGGCGCGCTACGATCTCGCCCTTGCGCGCCGGGCGGCCGGCAAGCGCATCGACCGCGAGGTCAAGCCGCGTGCAGCCTGA
- a CDS encoding FAD-binding protein, whose amino-acid sequence MTDTLKPRDGKDVEAAVAWALAEGKTLEIVGQGTKRGIGRAAQWDMSLDLSDLSGVTLYEPEELILSARAGTPIAGIEKLLAANNQELAFEPIDYGPIFGAAAGRGTIGGALGANLSGPRRIKAGAARDHFLGVTAVSGRGETFKSGGRVVKNVTGYDLCKVLAGSYGTLAVMTDVTVKVLPRAETEATVLVLGLDDAAAIRAMSAAMNSSNDVSGAAHFPAPIAASVQAEAGRALTALRLEGVAPSVAHRRGALEQLLRPFGEIAMLEETASRDVWRVVRNVTPFTGKARALWRISVAPSRGHEVAAAIGEGADYFYDWAGGLIWGAPPTEGDGGAARVRAALKGGHATLIRAPAAIRAAVPVFQPQDAALAALTKRVKESFDPQGVLGPGRMWAGV is encoded by the coding sequence ATGACCGACACCCTCAAACCGCGCGACGGCAAGGACGTCGAGGCCGCCGTCGCCTGGGCGCTCGCCGAGGGCAAGACGCTGGAGATCGTCGGGCAGGGCACGAAGCGCGGCATCGGTCGCGCCGCGCAATGGGATATGAGCCTCGATCTGTCTGATCTGTCCGGCGTCACGCTCTATGAGCCGGAGGAGCTGATTCTCTCGGCCAGGGCCGGCACGCCGATCGCCGGCATCGAGAAGCTGCTCGCCGCCAACAACCAGGAGCTCGCCTTCGAGCCGATCGACTATGGTCCGATTTTCGGCGCCGCGGCCGGCCGCGGGACCATCGGCGGCGCGCTCGGCGCAAACCTCTCGGGTCCGCGCCGCATCAAGGCGGGCGCGGCGCGCGACCATTTCCTCGGTGTCACGGCGGTGTCGGGCCGCGGCGAGACCTTCAAGTCCGGCGGACGCGTCGTGAAGAACGTGACCGGCTATGACTTGTGCAAGGTGCTGGCCGGGTCCTACGGCACGCTTGCGGTGATGACCGATGTCACCGTGAAGGTGCTGCCCCGCGCCGAGACCGAAGCGACCGTGCTGGTCCTTGGGCTCGACGATGCGGCGGCGATCCGCGCGATGAGCGCCGCCATGAATTCGTCGAACGATGTGTCGGGTGCGGCGCATTTTCCGGCGCCGATTGCCGCAAGCGTGCAGGCTGAGGCGGGCAGGGCGCTCACCGCGCTTCGGCTTGAAGGCGTCGCCCCCTCGGTCGCGCATCGCCGTGGCGCGCTGGAACAATTGCTGCGGCCATTCGGCGAAATCGCGATGCTCGAGGAGACGGCTTCGCGCGATGTCTGGCGCGTGGTGCGCAATGTGACGCCGTTCACGGGCAAAGCGCGCGCTCTGTGGCGCATCTCGGTCGCGCCGTCGCGCGGCCATGAGGTCGCGGCTGCGATCGGGGAGGGGGCGGATTATTTCTACGACTGGGCCGGCGGCCTGATCTGGGGGGCGCCGCCGACGGAGGGCGATGGCGGGGCTGCACGCGTGCGCGCCGCACTGAAAGGCGGGCATGCCACCCTGATCCGTGCGCCGGCTGCCATTCGCGCGGCGGTTCCCGTGTTCCAGCCCCAGGACGCCGCGCTTGCCGCGCTCACAAAACGCGTGAAGGAGAGCTTCGATCCGCAGGGCGTGCTCGGGCCGGGCCGGATGTGGGCGGGTGTGTGA